CTATAACGGTTTTATTCCGCATTAAACTGTGATAGCCAGCTTCTGCAACTGTTTTAGCTGTCATCATTTTCTTGCCTTTAACTAGACTGGTATCAGCCATTCCTGTAGTTTGATGAAATGGTGATTCAGTGGGACCAGGACAAAGAACAGTCACACTCACACCAGTACCTTCTAACTCATTGGCGATCGCCTCGGAAAAAGACAGAATATAAGCTTTACTGGCAAAGTAAACTGCCATGAGTGGTCCTGGTTGAAATGCAGCAGTGGAGGCAACATTGAGAATTTTACCATAGCCATTTTTGACCATTTCTCGGACAAACAATTTGGTAAGATGGGTTATAGCAACTATATTCACCTGTAACATTTTTAATTCAGTTGTTAAGTCTGTATTTGCAAATAATCCATGATTACCAAAACCTGCATTGTTAACTAAAATATCAACTCTAATAGACTCTTGTTGTAATTCGGTAAAAATTTCTGTGGGAGATGTAGATATAGATAAATCTTTGACGATAGTTTTGACTTTTATACCAAATTTTAATTGAAAATCATCAGCAATTCTCGGTAGCTCTGCACCATTTTTATCTACTAGGATAAGATTGTAACCATCATGGGCAAAAAAATAAGCTAATTCATAACCAATGCCACTTGCAGCGCCAGTAACTAGAACGGTTTGCTGAATATTTTTTGTGGGATTCATTTTATTAATTAGCATTGTGGAGAAGACAAAGTTTGCTTTTCATGATTCCATCTTTGAATCTGCAAATTCTGTAACTCCTGCAACTTCTATCATCATATTTTCAGGGTGGATTTTTCTGACTGAAATTATCCGACAACTAAACCATCTTGAACACGAATAACACGTTTTGTTTGAGCTGCAATATCTGGTTCATGAGTAACAATTACAATGGTAATTCCTTGCTCATTCAATTCTGCTAATAATTGCATAACTTCGTGGGATGTTTCTGTATCCAAAGCACCTGTAGGTTCATCCGCTAATACTAACGCAGGGTGATTTACTAATGCACGCGCGATCGCCACCCGTTGCTGTTGTCCCCCAGATAACTGACTGGGGCGATTATTTAACCTTTCTGCCAATCCTACCCTAGTTAAAGCAGCGATCGCCCTTTGCTTGCGTTGTGTCTTGGGAATATTTGCATAAACCATGGGTAACATCACATTATCTAAAGCTGTTGCCCGTGATAATAAATTAAATTGTTGAAATACAAAACCAATACGTTGATTTCTGACATAGGCTAATTCATCATCATCATAGCTGGTAAGATTGCGACTTTCTAATACATACTGTCCTGTTGTGGGACGATCTAAACAACCAATAATATTCATCAATGTGGATTTTCCAGAACCAGACATTCCCATAATTGCCACATATTCTCCCTGTTCCACGGAAAGATTAATTCCCTTCAGTACAGGTACAATCATTTCACCTAAACGGTAGGTTTTAGTAATATCATCCATCCAAATCATAGTTGTGTAATTAGTAATGAGTGGTGAGTAATGAGTAATGAGTAATGAGTTAGGACTTATGGAAGGTAAATGAATTTACACTATTGGGAGGTAGCTAAATAATTTCATGGCTTGAGTTCCTCCTTATTTTTCTGTGATTTATCTGGAAAATAAACTGGAAATCTTGATAAACTTTTCTATAATAACAATCGAAGCTTTTATAAGTAGTAATTACGCCAGTAAAAATTATCATACTGAAAAATAATCTATTCACTTACTATCAACATTTTCATCAATTCCATAGGAAACGCAAGGACTATCAACTTCTTGTTTGGGTTGAAAGGAATTACAGAAAATAACAACAGAACAATTCACAGGGGACTCTTCCGGATTTGTGCATTCTATGCCATCCGTTGTCAAGCTATGAAAAATACAATCATCACAAATAGTTGTTGCCATTTTTAATTGTCCATCAGCGAATCTGAAATAAGTCTGTTATCATTAACATTCTTAATCAAATGAGATAACAAAAATATATATTTTTTAAAAAAGGTTATAGAATTATCTTGCCTATTTTTTTCATAATAAAAATATCTTGATGGAGAAATATTATGGCTGGAAAATCTAGGGATTTTAGAGAACTCTTGCTAGAAGAACGAGCATCGCAAGAAACTCAGAATATGATTACAAGATTGAAAAAAGATATAGAATCCGGTGAATTAGGGGAATTTGCACCTAAAGCAATCGTTAAATCCCCAAAAAAGGAGAAAATGTCTGACATATTAGCTAAATTCGTCAAGCCTTATAAAGATACCGCACAGACAATAGATGATTTTTATAGTTTACTCACGATGGCTGTAATTGC
The Calothrix sp. 336/3 DNA segment above includes these coding regions:
- a CDS encoding ABC transporter ATP-binding protein, with amino-acid sequence MIWMDDITKTYRLGEMIVPVLKGINLSVEQGEYVAIMGMSGSGKSTLMNIIGCLDRPTTGQYVLESRNLTSYDDDELAYVRNQRIGFVFQQFNLLSRATALDNVMLPMVYANIPKTQRKQRAIAALTRVGLAERLNNRPSQLSGGQQQRVAIARALVNHPALVLADEPTGALDTETSHEVMQLLAELNEQGITIVIVTHEPDIAAQTKRVIRVQDGLVVG
- a CDS encoding SDR family oxidoreductase — translated: MNPTKNIQQTVLVTGAASGIGYELAYFFAHDGYNLILVDKNGAELPRIADDFQLKFGIKVKTIVKDLSISTSPTEIFTELQQESIRVDILVNNAGFGNHGLFANTDLTTELKMLQVNIVAITHLTKLFVREMVKNGYGKILNVASTAAFQPGPLMAVYFASKAYILSFSEAIANELEGTGVSVTVLCPGPTESPFHQTTGMADTSLVKGKKMMTAKTVAEAGYHSLMRNKTVIVPGLKNKILAEFARVAPRKLVAKIVRSMQEVR